From Paenibacillus sp. GP183, one genomic window encodes:
- the sleB gene encoding spore cortex-lytic enzyme, whose protein sequence is MNKRLILTTFCIIFVLFAAYQLKNMDTVRETFSKNEVRYGATGSDVYELQGRLKLIGFYHGAIDGDYGYTTLQAVKRFQGEFGMVADGVVGPKTKLKIWEATKQWRPTAAPATGSGGPANPPSPSTNLPTSNNLGLSAQDMKLMANAVYGEARGEPYIGKVAVAAVILNRVQSPSFPHSVSGVIFQPGAFTAVSDGQIWLEPNAESKKAVKDAINGMDPTGNCIYYFNPKTATNKWIWSRPQVKTIGNHIFCK, encoded by the coding sequence ATGAACAAAAGACTAATCCTCACAACATTCTGTATCATTTTTGTTCTTTTTGCTGCATATCAGTTAAAGAACATGGATACCGTTCGAGAAACGTTCAGCAAGAATGAGGTAAGATATGGCGCGACAGGATCTGATGTGTATGAACTGCAAGGCAGATTAAAGCTAATTGGTTTTTATCATGGTGCCATAGATGGAGATTACGGGTACACAACCTTGCAAGCCGTTAAACGATTTCAAGGTGAATTCGGCATGGTTGCGGACGGCGTAGTCGGCCCCAAAACAAAGCTGAAAATATGGGAAGCTACCAAGCAGTGGAGACCGACAGCTGCGCCTGCTACAGGAAGCGGCGGACCTGCCAACCCACCATCGCCGTCAACCAATTTGCCGACCTCCAACAATTTGGGTTTATCGGCTCAAGATATGAAACTCATGGCGAATGCTGTTTATGGAGAAGCCCGGGGGGAGCCTTACATTGGTAAAGTAGCAGTGGCAGCAGTAATTCTCAATAGAGTGCAGTCCCCCAGCTTTCCTCACTCGGTATCTGGCGTTATCTTTCAGCCAGGAGCCTTTACAGCTGTTTCAGATGGCCAAATTTGGCTCGAGCCTAATGCAGAATCCAAGAAAGCGGTCAAGGATGCGATTAATGGAATGGACCCCACCGGAAATTGCATATACTACTTCAATCCTAAAACCGCCACGAACAAATGGATATGGTCACGCCCTCAAGTAAAAACAATTGGCAATCACATTTTTTGCAAATAA